Proteins from a genomic interval of Colletes latitarsis isolate SP2378_abdomen chromosome 3, iyColLati1, whole genome shotgun sequence:
- the Wdr62 gene encoding WD repeat domain 62 isoform X5 has protein sequence MDPPVTSKVLRAPSLKRGQENVRIQDRIKLERVLGVTVSSNAALDCDATSELVAYPAGCTVVLFNPRKNTQAHVLNACRKTVTSLALAGDGRLLATGECGHMPNVRVWDISDPYNAVQIAEFSGHKYGINCVAFSPSNKYVVSVGSQHDMIVNVWDWRNNVKVASNKVSSKVKAVCFAENGNYFVTVGNRHVKFWYLEYSRSAKYKEPVPLMGRSAILGEQRNNDFVDVACGRGEMADSTYAITKTGLLCEFNNRRLLDKWVELRTTSANCMAVGDKYIFIGCAEGIVRCFSPSTLQFITTLPRTHYLGVDVAQGLSISHMSQHPANARYPDAIALAFDERNNKLTCVYNDHSIYVWDVRDIRRVGKSHSFLYHSACIWGVEMYPTGTDSIGSMPGGSFVTCSSDDTIRVWNLEKDVSPTDTIYKRNIYSNELLKVLYVDTELTYLKDLDLAAAGSTEKSDASYDGRNGVRSIRVSPDGKHLASGDRSGNIRIHDLSTLEELCLIEAHDAEVLCLEYSKFTRHSPDAPRLLASASRDRLIHVFSVDQGYNFLQTLDDHSSSITAVRFFNQSNQANQIQMVSCGADKSIIFRQLQSTPGGMPQFARGHNAQGKTTLYDMEVDSGQKHVLTACQDRNIRVYNVATGKHSKTFKGSVGEDGSLIKVVLDASGIYVATSCTDKTLCVYDYYSGECMATMLGHSELVTGLRFSPDCRNLVSASGDGCIFVWRVPRDMVVTMQARLAQQAMRAGKRPPQVNGTGIDVQLDNENFGSPPPEFLDPNANPAPGNASVDYRFSVGQLPLWAKKQINTAIADETTVLGTNARPLGVDLPKGRWAQRVQQGDGITVKSVYDSDEIIPFPPPRGTIDSDGGGGGGGSKDSSIDSGTETKCSSDYRRETITIKTTDHESTEHDGDVEDYSEGENGTTGSEKSHHRLMYYPAPEDTVSNQFTVNAMDVEELRRSQRRQKKPRNGESGRTSELTASGSQDDSDSEGGASTPSAERNPLSILSEASSEGFDQLVKQSHREKYLKNAFESLSGAEEPTNRCPKTTSISSQFHGRLSGGADSTSNNKVRNAAVVNATKQARGDADVAKKREELQRRIEETRRKLQSVGYKSSLKTSQSISDLSSHIPEKHHRSNRLSTGNNNKFGQQTQYSKPINPCKPIPNPKPPLKPQQLVNKAPGVGNALPKLDIPTENRLSKSQTTSCISDKARPTSLSRPLTLTLKKTEKYKLSLNKPNQSLPESPVCEELKLLKEQCKKNVSRFARFAQKRRSCSYFIGLNDNEEEMENIAKSFESLPAMNERNIESFNDAMDDGDDGNGNFSDDSLEGDFKNPPRRCVSDYQINVHVDDQQDGRRPYTNYQTFPKRILTGSQESILSDASVESFSKGSAEILDYSHYDNDRHSSASFFLSRRKMQAGRSQESILTDESDYQMFPLNENIDHRSTESVLTDDSDSLVKSAPLEMLFDSHYKRKRQNSETYSGNPNNVVEPSNETQDSANDATACRAVFRSKSLQDTRISKATNENSYQDDAVQPATCIYYEFNFNEQNDANVEMRIGAKADAISSRSNSFKASKEPQSMLILNDFVAHKPPKPKRNSARTQSMRNRARPAWNKYNVDSSSSQSLRLKSPELEDYANKSRADPRPGRSDPGDTKSDAAEILHGSKRMEQLLQSSNFSLQPNDDANSKTKFYSLQNRRSDKTIESYGFDPDDPAAHRSCDTTEDQRNAASHVCCFENQIPTKDTQETYDSLEAGCANRESQAATVSNSRSINERIDNLDVDLRITRAIEGTVKLLSKEFENLVRREQYFMKEKCLRLTHCQEANENFAKLEAERDGRFAIRRDIRFHSGGEDSDFADTSTMDRSMMESGSSTSASSCTNSPKRMWPPASRCQSHMKWTKTLPTINQAILPSKHLYAVSGKVGNKNANASTRSGLGSANSGNQSRHASTKNHSSHMTRSSSVGVLNQSDSESDVGAGNGRGWNNQAGSNRISGLMRPTISSQNKINHQIKTNSSSNSNLPSFLRRRGMQGAYSSVNLSQVGNQEDSSSEDTSSNGNGGKPALPPRPRSISIDHSAANLSLPGTTVRRSCSTTIIANGRNGSGAIGQTTNSRMSASNRNQLDPSPQELPVKDTDRAIDVASAELGTDKTLVSTQLCNTIADDLTRTADNVVQLYKRLTIDKEDEGASIDRDTMLRGLQSSVNETMRTLRLVVASGQSHNDGSAASSETVVVNEATATFQELLAGQDQGKVVNMMQQYSELLLTMMQQRMGGTQSSHT, from the exons CTGCACCGTGGTATTGTTCAACCCGCGGAAGAACACTCAGGCCCACGTGTTGAACGCCTGTCGCAAAACGGTGACCTCTCTGGCACTTGCCGGCGATGGTAGACTGCTAGCGACCGGCGAATGCGGTCACATGCCGAACGTTCGTGTCTGGGACATCTCCGATCCGTACAATGCTGTGCAGATCGCTGAATTTTCCGGCCACAAGTATGGCATCAACTGCGTG GCATTTTCACCGAGCAACAAATACGTGGTGTCCGTGGGCTCTCAACACGATATGATCGTCAACGTCTGGGATTGGAGGAACAATGTTAAGGTGGCGTCGAACAAAGTCTCGAGCAAAGTGAAGGCCGTCTGCTTTGCGGAAAACGGCAATTACTTTGTTACCGTGGGCAACAGGCACGTGAAGTTTTGGTATCTCGAGTACTCGCGCAGTGCCAAG TATAAGGAACCTGTGCCTTTGATGGGTCGGTCTGCCATATTAGGAGAGCAAAGAAACAACGATTTCGTGGATGTAGCCTGCGGTCGTGGGGAAATGGCGGATTCCACATACGCGATCACCAAAACGGGTCTCCTATGCGAATTTAATAACAGGAGGCTTCTGGACAAATGGGTGGAGCTTCGC ACGACTAGCGCTAATTGTATGGCCGTGGGGGACAAATACATCTTCATCGGTTGCGCGGAAGGGATCGTCAGATGCTTTAGTCCCAGCACCCTTCAGTTCATCACCACGTTACCGAGGACGCATTACCTAGGCGTGGACGTTGCTCAGGGATTGTCCATTAG TCACATGTCTCAGCATCCGGCGAACGCGAGGTACCCGGACGCGATCGCGCTGGCGTTCGACGAGCGAAACAACAAGCTGACCTGCGTGTACAACGACCATAGCATCTACGTGTGGGATGTCCGGGACATCAGGCGGGTCGGGAAGTCGCATTCGTTCCTCTATCACTCGGCGTGTATCTGGGGGGTGGAGATGTACCCGACAGGGACGGATTCGATCGGCAGTATGCCAGGTGGAAGCTTCGTCACTTGTTCCAGCGACGACACCATCCGCGTGTGGAACCTGGAGAAGGACGTGTCACCGACGGACACGATCTACAAACGAAACATCTACAGCAACGAGCTGCTCAAGGTTCTGTACGTGGACACCGAGCTGACCTATCTGAAGGACTTGGACCTGGCCGCTGCCGGGTCCACGGAGAAGAGCGACGCCTCGTACGACGGACGAAACGGAGTCAGATCGATCAGGGTCAGCCCGGATGGCAAGCATCTCGCGTCCGGTGATCGATCCGGCAACATTCGGATCCACGATCTTTCCACCCTGGAAGAGTTGTGCTTGATCGAGGCGCACGACGCGGAGGTGCTATGCCTCGAGTATTCTAAATTCACCCGACACTCTCCGGACGCACCGCGGCTCCTGGCCAGCGCCTCCAGGGATCGACTGATCCACGTGTTCAGCGTCGACCAGGGCTACAATTTCTTGCAGACCCTCGACGATCACAGTTCTTCCATTACCGCGGTCAGGTTCTTCAATCAGAGCAATCAGGCCAATCAGATACAGATGGTGTCCTGCGGTGCCGATAAGAGTATTATTTTTAGACAACTGCAATCG ACACCGGGAGGAATGCCGCAGTTCGCCAGAGGCCACAACGCTCAGGGCAAAACTACCTTATACGATATGGAGGTCGACTCCGGGCAAAAGCACGTCCTAACAGCCTGCCAAGATAGAAACATAAGAGTTTACAACGTCGCCACTGGCAAACATAGTAAAACGTTCAAAGGTTCCGTCGGCGAAGACGGATCCCTCATCAAGGTCGTCCTAG ATGCATCGGGAATTTACGTAGCTACCTCGTGTACAGATAAGACGTTGTGCGTGTACGATTACTATAGCGGCGAATGCATGGCCACTATGCTTGGTCATTCGGAATTGGTGACGGGGCTGCGTTTCAGCCCCGACTGCCGCAACCTCGTATCCGCTAGCGGAGATGGTTGCATATTTGTTTGGCGTGTTCCACGCGACATGGTTGTCACTATGCAAGCCCGTCTTGCTCAACAAGCTATGCGAGCTGGAAA GAGGCCACCACAAGTGAACGGCACAGGAATTGACGTACAATTAGATAATGAAAACTTCGGATCTCCGCCGCCAGAATTCCTCGATCCAAACGCGAATCCTGCGCCCGGAAATGCAAGCGTGGATTACAGGTTTAGCGTGGGTCAGTTACCGCTTTGGGCGAAAAAGCAGATAAACACCGCGATCGCCGACGAAACCACGGTTCTTGGGACAAACGCCAGACCTCTCGGCGTCGATCTGCCGAAGGGCAGATGGGCGCAAAGGGTTCAGCAAGGGGACGGTATAACCGTGAAGTCCGTTTACGACAGTGACGAGATCATACCGTTTCCTCCTCCTCGCGGTACGATCGATTCCGAtggcggcggcggtggcggtggATCCAAAGACAGCTCGATCGATAGCGGGACCGAAACCAAGTGCAGCAGCGATTATCGGAGGGAAACAATCACTATTAAAACGACG GATCACGAGAGTACGGAACACGACGGCGACGTCGAGGATTATTCCGAAGGAGAGAACGGGACCACCGGCTCCGAAAAGTCTCATCACAGGCTAATGTACTATCCCGCGCCGGAAGACACGGTGTCGAATCAATTCACTGTAAACGCGATGGACGTGGAGGAGCTTCGAAG GTCTCAGAGgcggcagaaaaagcccagaaacgggGAGAGCGGTCGTACGAGCGAGTTGACGGCGTCCGGAAGCCAGGACGATTCCGATTCGGAAGGTGGAGCTTCGACGCCCAGCGCCGAACGGAATCCTTTGTCCATATTGTCGGAGGCCAGTTCGGAAGGGTTCGATCAGCTAGTGAAACAAAGCCATCGTGAGAAATATCTCAAGAACGCTTTTGAATCTCTTAGCGGGGCCGAAGAACCTACCAACAGATGTCCAAAAACAACCAGCATCAGTTCCCAGTTTCACGGAAG ACTTAGTGGCGGGGCCGATAGCACAAGCAATAACAAGGTTCGTAACGCGGCAGTGGTGAACGCAACCAAGCAGGCAAGGGGTGACGCGGACGTCGCAAAGAAACGCGAGGAATTGCAGCGAAGAATAGAGGAAACTAGGAGAAAGTTGCAAAGC GTTGGCTACAAGTCGTCGTTGAAAACCAGCCAGAGCATATCCGATTTGAGCAGCCACATACCAGAGAAGCACCATCGTTCGAACAGGCTGAGCACAGGTAACAACAACAAATTCGGTCAACAAACACAATACTCGAAACCGATTAATCCTTGCAAACCTATACCGAATCCAAAGCCCCCATTAAAACCTCAACAACTCGTTAACAAAGCACCGGGTGTGGGGAATGCGCTACCTAAGCTAGATATTCCGACCGAGAACCGCTTGTCGAAAAGCCAGACCACGTCGTGCATAAGCGACAAGGCGAGACCAACGTCTCTTAGTCGCCCGTTAACCTTGACTTTAAAAAAAACTGAAAAGTATAAGTTGTCGCTGAATAAACCGAATCAATCGTTGCCCGAGTCGCCCGTGTGCGAGGAGCTAAAGCTTCTGAAGGAACAGTGCAAGAAGAACGTCAGTCGATTCGCTAGGTTCGCGCAGAAGAGGAGATCCTGTAGCTATTTTATCGGATTGAACGACAACGAGGAAGAGATGGAGAACATAGCGAAGTCCTTCGAGAGTCTTCCCGCCATGAACGAGCGCAACATAGAGAGCTTCAACGATGCGATGGACGACGGAGACGACGGAAACGGTAACTTTAGCGACGACTCGTTGGAAGGCGACTTCAAGAATCCCCCGCGACGATGCGTCAGCGACTATCAGATAAACGTACACGTCGACGATCAGCAGGACGGTCGCAGACCATACACGAATTACCAAACGTTCCCTAAACGGATCCTAACCGGCTCCCAGGAGAGCATCTTATCGGACGCGTCGGTGGAATCGTTCTCGAAAGGAAGCGCCGAGATTCTGGATTACAGCCACTACGACAACGACCGCCACTCGAGCGCGAGCTTCTTCTTGTCCCGTCGGAAGATGCAGGCAGGTCGAAGTCAGGAAAGCATCCTGACGGACGAGTCCGATTACCAGATGTTCCCGCTGAACGAGAACATCGATCACCGAAGCACCGAGAGCGTTTTGACCGACGACTCCGATTCCCTGGTAAAATCCGCGCCTCTGGAGATGCTGTTCGACTCCCACTACAAACGGAAGAGACAGAATTCGGAAACTTACAGCGGCAATCCGAACAACGTGGTAGAACCGTCGAACGAGACCCAGGATTCCGCGAACGACGCGACCGCTTGTCGCGCGGTCTTCAGATCCAAGTCCCTTCAAGACACGAGAATAAGCAAGGCGACGAACGAGAACAGCTACCAAGACGACGCCGTGCAGCCGGCCACCTGCATCTACTACGAATTCAACTTCAACGAGCAGAACGACGCGAATGTCGAGATGAGAATCGGCGCCAAAGCGGACGCGATATCATCGCGTAGCAACAGTTTCAAAGCGTCCAAGGAGCCGCAGTCGATGCTGATACTGAACGATTTCGTGGCCCACAAGCCACCGAAACCGAAACGGAACTCTGCCCGCACGCAGAGCATGCGGAACAGAGCGCGTCCCGCGTGGAATAAGTACAACGTGGATTCGTCGTCGTCGCAGTCTCTTCGTCTAAAGTCTCCGGAGCTCGAGGATTACGCAAACAAGTCGCGCGCGGATCCGAGACCGGGGAGGAGCGATCCAGGGGACACCAAGTCCGACGCTGCGGAGATTCTACACGGCTCGAAGCGGATGGAGCAACTCCTGCAGTCGTCCAACTTCTCGTTGCAGCCTAACGACGACGCGAACTCTAAAACCAAATTCTACAGTTTGCAGAACCGTCGATCGGACAAGACTATCGAGAGCTACGGTTTCGATCCGGACGACCCTGCTGCCCATCGGAGCTGCGACACCACCGAGGATCAGAGAAACGCTGCCTCCCACGTATGTTGTTTCGAGAATCAGATCCCAACCAAGGACACGCAAGAGACCTACGATTCGTTGGAGGCTGGCTGCGCGAACCGCGAGTCTCAGGCGGCGACAGTTTCCAATTCGCGATCGATAAACGAACGCATAGATAACTTGGACGTGGATCTTAGAATCACCCGAGCCATCGAGGGGACCGTCAAGTTGCTCTCCAAGGAGTTCGAAAACCTGGTTAGACGCGAACAGTACTTCATGAAGGAGAAATGTCTACGGTTGACCCACTGCCAAGAGGCGAACGAAAATTTCGCGAAACTGGAGGCCGAAAGGGACGGGAGGTTCGCGATAAGACGCGACATCAGGTTTCATTCCGGCGGCGAGGACAGCGATTTTGCTGACACGTCCACGATGGACAGGTCGATGATGGAGAGCGGATCGTCGACGTCCGCGTCGAGCTGCACGAACTCGCCAAAGAGGATGTGGCCGCCAGCCTCGCGGTGCCAAAGTCACATGAAATGGACGAAAACCTTGCCCACCATTAATCAGGCCATACTACCGTCTAAGCATCTTTACGCAG TTTCAGGAAAAGTAGGTAATAAGAACGCGAACGCATCGACGAGAAGCGGACTAGGAAGCGCGAATAGCGGAAATCAGTCGCGGCACGCTTCGACGAAGAATCATTCTTCTCATATGACCAGAAGCAGTAGCGTCGGCGTTTTAAATCAG AGCGATTCCGAGTCGGACGTCGGAGCGGGAAACGGAAGGGGGTGGAACAACCAGGCCGGGAGCAATAGGATCAGTGGACTAATGAGACCAACGATCAGCTCGCAGAATAAGATCAATCATCAAATTAAAACGAACTCCTCCTCGAACAGCAATTTGCCTTCGTTTCTCAGAAGGAGAGGCATGCAGGGAGCGTACTCGAGTG TGAATCTAAGTCAAGTGGGTAACCAAGAAGACTCAAGTTCGGAGGACACGTCCTCGAACGGAAACGGTGGAAAGCCAGCGCTTCCGCCCAGGCCCCGAAGCATCAGTATCGACCATTCTGCCGCAAA CTTGAGTCTACCCGGTACAACGGTGAGAAGGTCATGTTCAACGACAATAATCGCGAACGGTCGTAACGGAAGCGGCGCGATCGGGCAAACAACAAACAGCAGGATGTCGGCGTCTAATCGGAATCAGTTGGATCCCAGCCCTCAAGAGCTACCAGTCAAAGATACTGATCGTGCCATCGATGTAGCTAGTGCCGAGT TAGGCACGGATAAAACTTTAG TGTCGACCCAGCTGTGCAATACAATTGCGGACGACTTAACGCGAACAGCGGACAACGTGGTGCAGCTGTACAAGCGTTTAACGATAGACAAGGAGGACGAGGGGGCGAGCATCGACAGGGACACGATGCTTCGGGGCCTCCAGTCGTCCGTAAACGAGACGATGCGCACTTTACGGTTAGTGGTCGCTAGTGGTCAAAGCCACAACGATGGGTCAGCGGCGTCTAGCGAGACCGTAGTGGTGAACGAGGCGACTGCCACGTTCCAAGAGCTGCTCGCCGGCCAGGATCAGGGTAAGGTGGTCAACATGATGCAACAGTATTCCGAGCTATTGTTGACCATGATGCAACAAAGGATGGGGGGTACACAGTCTAGCCACACGTAA